The following are from one region of the Carcharodon carcharias isolate sCarCar2 chromosome 27, sCarCar2.pri, whole genome shotgun sequence genome:
- the LOC121270120 gene encoding zinc finger protein OZF-like, translating to MRGLPPNGRRPPAPPLAGAACQSPRDRGHVSAAGAESTAAAAAAEAKSSGPSEMEDSQWTPTSEQQQEEEEEQQEEPAARPEDTTEPRGGRGGRGGGGRGGKGYTCPVCGRTFTQSSNLSRHKRSHSAERPCPCSVCGKGFLYPSQLKIHMLGHSGEKPHACPHCGKAFARMSGLLTHQWVHTGERPYTCPVCGNGFTDPSSLSVHQRGHTGERPYVCAECGKAFAHSSTLLAHQRVHTGERPYVCPDCGKGFTQSSVLVAHRRLHSDERPYVCAMCGRAFTQSSSLLTHQRVHTDERPFACPLCGKRFRWLCNLRTHRRTHTGERPFACPLCGKRFVDSGNLQAHRRLHTGAKDFACTVCGKAFVQQAALLVHHRVHTGEKPYICSTCGRGFALSSTLAIHQRVHTGERPFVCNVCGKGFSQSSARLKHQRVHAAEGVAQEPAS from the exons ATGCGCGGCCTTCCTCCCAACGGTCGCCGCCCCCCCGCGCCGCCGTTGGCCGGCGCCGCCTGTCAGTCACCGCGCGACCGGGGTCACGTGTCTGCGGCTGGGGCGGAATCGACGGCGGCGGCAGCGGCGGCCGAGGCGAAAAGCTCAG GCCCCTCTGAGATGGAGGACTCGCAGTGGACGCCAACCtcggagcagcagcaggaggaggaggaggagcagcaggaggagccGGCGGCAAGGCCCGAGGATACGACCGAGCCGAGAGGAGGGAGAggcggcagaggaggaggaggccgaggGGGCAAGGGTTACACCTGCCCCGTGTGCGGGCGCACCTTCACCCAGTCGTCCAACCTGTCGCGGCACAAGCGGAGCCACAGCGCCGAgcggccctgcccctgctcggtGTGCGGGAAGGGCTTCCTCTACCCgtcgcagctgaagatccacatgctgggcCACAGCGGTGAGAAGCCCCACGCCTGCCCCCACTGCGGCAAGGCCTTCGCCCGCATGTCCGGCCTCCTCACCCACCAGTGGGTGCACACGGGCGAGCGGCCCTACACCTGCCCCGTCTGCGGCAATGGCTTCACCGACCCGTCCAGCCTGAGCGTCCACCAGCGGGGCCACACCGGCGAGCGGCCCTACGTCTGCGCCGAGTGCGGCAAGGCCTTCGCCCACTCCTCCACCCTGCTGGCCCACCAGCGGGTCCACACCGGCGAGCGGCCCTACGTCTGCCCGGACTGCGGCAAGGGCTTCACCCAGTCCTCGGTGCTGGTGGCCCACCGGCGCCTCCACAGCGATGAGCGGCCCTACGTCTGCGCCATGTGCGGCCGGGCCTTCACCCAGTCCTCCTCGCTCCTCACCCACCAGCGGGTGCACACCGACGAGCGCCCCTTCGCCTGCCCGCTGTGCGGCAAGCGCTTCCGCTGGCTCTGCAACCTGCGCACCCACCGGCGCACCCACACGGGCGAGCGCCCCTTCGCCTGCCCGCTGTGCGGCAAGCGCTTCGTGGACTCCGGCAACCTGCAGGCCCACCGCCGGCTGCACACCGGCGCCAAGGACTTCGCCTGCACCGTCTGCGGCAAGGCCTTCGTCCAGCAGGCGGCGCTGCTGGTGCACCACCGGGTCCACACCGGCGAGAAGCCCTACATCTGCTCCACCTGCGGCCGCGGCTTCGCCCTCTCCTCCACGCTCGCCATCCACCAGCGGGTCCACACCGGCGAGAGGCCCTTTGTCTGCAACGTCTGCGGGAAGGGCTTCTCCCAGTCCTCCGCCCGCCTCAAGCACCAGCGGGTCCATGCGGCCGAAGGGGTGGCCCAGGAGCCAGCCTCCTGA